A genomic stretch from Algoriphagus halophilus includes:
- a CDS encoding FG-GAP repeat domain-containing protein yields the protein MKNTLFVLILLTFFGFGNRLVFAQESTLLDNGQSIDFEIVKYNNPKTTSFLGVGLWAWPLPMDYDGDGDMDMLVSCPDKPFNGLYFFENTTGGSFPDFAPPVRLGDAIRNVQVSHIEEGMKVNVPGAELLDFKIHMDGKKRDLYDADELKKGFEKVRFNQWKMVDYEGDGDLDVVVGIDDWADYGWDNAFNQQGEWTNGPLHGYVFLLENVNGDYVNRGELKAGGKILDVYGAPSPNFADFDGDGDLDLICGEFLDRLSYFENIGNRSNPIYAEGRFLENATGIINMDLEMIIPVAVDWDQDGYVDLVIGDEDGRVALVRNTGVTHQGLPLFESPVYFRQQSDNLKFGALATPVSVDWDQDGDEDLITGNSAGYFAFIENLGGGENPVWAEPALLKSKGEAIRIQAGSNGSIQGPAEAKWGYTTLSVADWDGDGHPDILFNSIWGRVEWIRNTGNDLETPKPVLVKRGNEPATYPAWNWWESAPDELVTQWRTTPYAMDWNQDGVMDLIMLDHEGYLAFFEGVKTNGQQAVLPGKRIFYGENASVFSNRDVPMNEEGGLLQLNHAEDGGSGRRKISLVDWDRDGDMDLLVNSVNVSLFENVGQTPDKVVFKHRGPLSDKVLAGHTTSPTFVDWNKDGIWELVVGAEDGHFYYFKR from the coding sequence ATGAAAAATACATTGTTTGTCTTAATTCTTTTGACCTTTTTTGGATTCGGAAACCGGTTGGTTTTTGCCCAAGAAAGTACTTTACTTGATAATGGTCAAAGTATTGATTTTGAAATTGTTAAATATAACAATCCAAAAACCACTTCCTTTTTGGGAGTGGGGCTGTGGGCCTGGCCCTTACCAATGGATTATGACGGAGATGGGGATATGGATATGCTGGTATCCTGTCCGGATAAACCCTTTAATGGCCTGTATTTTTTTGAGAACACTACGGGAGGATCATTCCCTGATTTTGCACCTCCGGTACGTTTGGGAGATGCCATCCGGAATGTGCAGGTATCCCATATAGAAGAGGGAATGAAAGTGAATGTGCCTGGAGCGGAATTGCTGGATTTCAAGATTCATATGGATGGAAAAAAGAGAGACCTATATGATGCTGATGAATTAAAAAAAGGGTTTGAAAAAGTCAGGTTTAATCAATGGAAGATGGTGGATTATGAAGGAGATGGTGATCTTGATGTAGTCGTAGGGATAGACGATTGGGCTGATTATGGTTGGGATAATGCATTTAACCAACAAGGAGAATGGACGAATGGCCCTTTGCATGGTTATGTGTTTTTATTGGAAAATGTGAATGGGGATTATGTAAACCGGGGTGAACTAAAAGCAGGCGGGAAAATCCTGGATGTGTATGGAGCCCCCTCTCCTAATTTTGCAGATTTTGATGGAGATGGAGACTTGGATTTGATTTGTGGTGAGTTTTTAGACCGGTTAAGTTATTTCGAGAATATCGGAAATAGGTCCAACCCCATCTATGCTGAAGGGAGATTTCTGGAGAACGCCACTGGTATAATCAACATGGATCTGGAAATGATTATTCCGGTTGCAGTGGACTGGGATCAAGACGGGTATGTGGATCTGGTAATTGGCGATGAGGATGGGAGAGTGGCTTTGGTCAGGAATACCGGTGTTACCCACCAAGGTTTGCCCCTGTTCGAATCTCCGGTTTACTTCCGACAGCAATCGGATAACCTCAAATTTGGTGCACTTGCCACCCCCGTCAGTGTGGATTGGGATCAGGATGGAGATGAAGATCTTATTACAGGAAATTCTGCAGGATATTTTGCCTTCATCGAAAACCTTGGAGGTGGGGAAAATCCAGTTTGGGCGGAGCCAGCCTTGTTGAAATCAAAAGGGGAGGCCATTCGAATCCAGGCAGGTTCCAATGGTTCTATTCAGGGGCCAGCAGAAGCTAAATGGGGGTATACCACGTTATCCGTAGCAGATTGGGATGGAGATGGCCATCCCGACATCCTGTTCAATTCGATTTGGGGCAGGGTAGAGTGGATTAGAAACACTGGCAATGACTTAGAGACTCCCAAGCCCGTTCTTGTGAAAAGAGGAAACGAGCCTGCTACCTATCCTGCATGGAATTGGTGGGAATCTGCACCGGATGAATTGGTCACGCAATGGAGAACCACTCCTTATGCGATGGATTGGAATCAGGATGGGGTGATGGATTTGATCATGTTGGACCATGAAGGGTATTTGGCATTTTTTGAGGGAGTGAAAACAAATGGGCAACAGGCTGTATTACCAGGAAAACGAATATTCTATGGTGAAAACGCATCAGTTTTCAGCAATCGAGATGTTCCAATGAATGAGGAAGGAGGTCTTTTGCAGCTGAATCATGCGGAAGATGGGGGAAGTGGAAGAAGGAAAATAAGTTTGGTGGATTGGGATCGGGATGGTGACATGGACTTATTGGTGAATAGTGTAAACGTGTCTCTTTTTGAAAATGTTGGCCAAACACCTGATAAGGTGGTTTTTAAACATCGAGGACCTTTGTCGGATAAAGTGCTGGCAGGTCATACTACCAGCCCCACATTTGTAGATTGGAACAAAGATGGGATCTGGGAACTGGTAGTAGGAGCTGAAGACGGACATTTTTACTACTTCAAGAGATAG
- a CDS encoding Gfo/Idh/MocA family protein translates to MKKDSSRRTFIKKTAIASSAALIAPTIIPASAFGANDRINAAVLGINGRGNSHIQGFMAQKDVQVTTLCDPDMNLLVDRQKTFKEKYNQDVAVEQDLRRVFDNKDIDVVSLATPNHWHALATIWACQAGKDVYVEKPGSHNIWEGRKMIEAANKYDRIVQHGVQLRSSPAVQQAIQLMREGYIGRVYMARGLVFRMRGDIGDKGFEPVPEGLDYDLWTGPAPKRPFTRNLVHYNWHWNWDYGNGDVGNQGIHETDLCMWGLDVGFPTEITSMGGKYLWNDSKEVPEVLTSIYNYPEEGKIIQFEVRPWYTNTEGGATVGNIFYGDKGYIVVDGYDKFQSFLGPDRTPGISGDDGGEAATGMDRGAGGTDGHFANFIEAVRKHDRSILNGPVETAHLSSGLAHLGNIAYRLGRVLHFDPQSEKFVNDAEADKMLTRNYRPGFEVPDIV, encoded by the coding sequence ATGAAGAAAGACTCATCTAGAAGAACGTTTATTAAAAAAACGGCAATTGCAAGTTCTGCTGCGCTCATCGCTCCTACCATCATTCCCGCCTCAGCATTTGGTGCAAACGATAGAATCAATGCTGCGGTTTTAGGAATCAATGGGAGAGGAAACTCGCATATTCAAGGTTTTATGGCCCAAAAAGACGTGCAGGTAACTACTTTATGTGATCCTGATATGAATTTGCTGGTAGATCGTCAAAAAACTTTTAAAGAGAAATATAACCAAGATGTGGCAGTGGAGCAGGATCTAAGAAGAGTTTTTGACAATAAAGATATCGATGTGGTCAGTCTGGCGACTCCTAATCATTGGCATGCATTGGCAACTATTTGGGCTTGTCAGGCAGGAAAAGATGTATATGTGGAGAAACCAGGATCTCATAATATCTGGGAAGGTCGAAAAATGATTGAGGCTGCCAATAAATACGATAGAATCGTACAACATGGCGTTCAATTGAGAAGCTCTCCAGCTGTTCAGCAAGCCATTCAATTGATGAGGGAAGGATACATCGGTCGTGTTTACATGGCCAGGGGCCTGGTGTTTAGAATGAGAGGAGATATTGGAGATAAAGGTTTTGAACCGGTTCCAGAAGGATTAGATTATGATTTATGGACAGGTCCGGCTCCAAAACGACCTTTTACCCGGAATTTGGTGCATTACAACTGGCATTGGAACTGGGATTACGGAAATGGAGATGTGGGGAATCAAGGAATTCACGAAACTGACCTGTGCATGTGGGGATTGGATGTAGGTTTCCCTACTGAGATTACTTCCATGGGTGGTAAATACCTTTGGAACGACAGTAAAGAAGTGCCTGAAGTGTTGACTTCTATTTATAATTACCCTGAAGAAGGTAAAATCATCCAATTTGAGGTGAGACCTTGGTATACCAATACAGAGGGAGGAGCTACTGTTGGAAATATTTTTTATGGAGACAAAGGCTACATCGTGGTGGATGGATATGATAAATTCCAGTCATTCCTTGGGCCAGATAGGACGCCAGGGATTTCCGGTGATGATGGAGGAGAAGCAGCCACCGGAATGGATCGGGGAGCAGGTGGAACAGATGGACACTTTGCCAACTTTATTGAAGCCGTTAGAAAGCATGATCGATCTATTTTGAATGGCCCGGTGGAAACCGCACATTTATCATCAGGATTAGCCCATTTGGGAAATATCGCATATCGATTGGGAAGAGTATTACATTTTGACCCTCAATCAGAGAAATTCGTCAATGATGCTGAGGCAGACAAAATGCTGACAAGGAATTATAGACCGGGATTTGAGGTTCCGGATATCGTTTAA
- a CDS encoding sugar transferase yields the protein MSLTLEKFIAIEDLNRDREFILNSYSINYLDSSQIAVKRLFDLTICFLFITIIGWWLFIIISLLIVIDSKGPVIFKQLRHGKNNRPFYCYKFRTMKYNPSKEFAQAKKNDDRITRVGRFLRRTSMDELPQVFNILLGEMSVVGPRPHALTMNREYSVQISRFMCRHYVKPGITGLAQCKGYRGEIKDDKDIRFRLRYDLFYIKKWSVLFDLYISVLTFKCVFFNNENAY from the coding sequence ATGTCGCTAACACTTGAGAAATTCATAGCAATAGAAGATTTAAATAGAGACCGTGAGTTTATTTTAAACTCGTATTCTATCAATTATCTTGATTCTTCTCAGATTGCAGTTAAGAGATTGTTTGACCTGACAATTTGCTTTTTATTTATCACCATCATTGGATGGTGGTTATTTATCATCATTTCTTTGCTGATCGTAATAGACTCCAAAGGTCCGGTAATATTTAAACAGTTGAGACATGGTAAAAACAATAGGCCCTTCTATTGTTATAAGTTTAGAACCATGAAATATAACCCTTCCAAGGAGTTTGCCCAGGCAAAGAAAAATGACGACCGTATTACAAGGGTAGGGAGGTTTTTAAGAAGAACCAGCATGGATGAACTCCCTCAGGTTTTCAATATTTTATTAGGTGAAATGTCCGTTGTGGGCCCTAGGCCCCATGCCTTAACCATGAATAGAGAATATTCTGTTCAAATTTCCAGGTTCATGTGTAGGCATTACGTGAAACCCGGAATTACGGGGCTAGCACAATGCAAAGGATATAGAGGTGAAATTAAGGATGATAAAGACATTAGGTTCAGGTTGAGGTATGATCTTTTTTATATCAAAAAATGGAGTGTGTTGTTTGATTTATATATCTCAGTACTGACTTTTAAATGTGTCTTTTTTAACAATGAAAATGCGTATTGA
- a CDS encoding WecB/TagA/CpsF family glycosyltransferase, with translation METVNSEFLGYSMYNGKLMDILLKGKTIVNTLNQYSFCLAEEDKNFKNALLQSDVLLPDGISIVLSAKFLSGSEIHKIAGADLHEFILKYLNSVYGSCFYLGSKNETLEVIKSKIVEKFPNVNCGSYSPPFKDSFTEEDNDLMVQKINEFNPDVLFVGMTAPKQEKWVHQNKDRIQATYICSIGAVFDYFSGTIERPNDVWVKYGLEWLGRFMKEPKRLWKRYFLYGLIYVKYISLNKFVRSFKLFKPDTHVANT, from the coding sequence ATGGAAACGGTCAATTCCGAATTTTTAGGGTATTCCATGTATAATGGTAAGTTGATGGATATTTTACTTAAAGGTAAAACCATAGTAAATACCCTGAACCAATACTCTTTTTGTTTGGCAGAAGAGGATAAAAACTTCAAAAATGCACTGTTGCAGTCAGATGTATTATTGCCCGATGGGATCTCTATTGTCTTATCCGCTAAGTTTTTGAGCGGTAGTGAGATTCATAAAATTGCAGGGGCGGATTTGCATGAATTTATTTTAAAATATTTGAATAGTGTTTATGGAAGCTGCTTTTATTTAGGTTCCAAGAATGAGACTCTAGAGGTCATAAAGAGTAAAATTGTGGAGAAATTCCCCAATGTGAATTGTGGAAGTTATTCCCCTCCATTTAAAGATTCTTTTACGGAGGAAGACAATGATTTGATGGTTCAGAAAATCAATGAGTTCAATCCGGATGTGCTATTTGTGGGAATGACTGCACCTAAACAAGAGAAATGGGTTCATCAGAATAAAGATAGAATTCAGGCAACTTATATTTGTTCTATAGGTGCTGTCTTCGATTATTTTTCTGGTACAATAGAAAGGCCAAATGATGTTTGGGTAAAATATGGCTTGGAATGGTTGGGTCGATTCATGAAAGAGCCAAAGAGACTTTGGAAGAGATACTTTTTATATGGATTGATCTACGTGAAATATATTTCACTAAATAAGTTTGTGAGATCTTTTAAACTTTTTAAACCGGATACCCATGTCGCTAACACTTGA
- a CDS encoding Ig-like domain-containing protein, translating into MRKITFTPTFLFQKSILLKLLILVTLFYSQLQIGYATDYYFSTSSGNDGRSATQAQSPSTPWKTIDKLNSISSSLKSGDRILFRSGEVFYGTIKVASSGGSGSPIVFTSYGSGAKPIITSMVTISNFTSIGNGLYQADLSNYNLPRIQVVLLNNQIKEIGRYPNSDASNGGYLKIGSVQSQTGFTSTTGIPYNGSGGEVVVRKNNWIIDRHRINYISGNFISFQGNESHYAPQAGFGYFLQNHPSLLDRAGEWAYDPDSKKFTINLSGYNVSNVNIAVSSLENLVTHNPYINDLKFSNLHFKGSNGSIFEISRSQNFTVENSTLEFAGENAINAADVRGLVIQNNQILSPFNNGINIRYGAPGAIVSNNVIDKAMLFQGMAKSSDLAGIGIFVASDSDNSIVQKNRITNIGFNAIHFGGNYTKIVNNYIDNFCLFKQDGGGVYNNSDGLVGRNNIGREISGNIILNGKGTKNGTIEEVDMAEGIYLDDNSAGIKIANNTIAFMTGKGIYLHNANNIEVLNNLFYRSKVQLQLTHDYYGDPNRNIRISGNQYSNVDELEEIYSAYSVIDDIGSVGTINSNYFLDPFNQDFFIHTRSTSDPAVGINRNLGNWASSFGYDTNSTKPSFDLSTTKVLSSSLIKQSNFNAGSGIISGLYNASSRVLSSGISGNTLVIYPNSSSSATAYIQIGAVNSGEKILMEFDMKGSPENKPVELFLEATFNVDKGKGNKIIATKSGTTHYKVFLDAKATKSTESMVMRIPSSAQEVYLDNIEISKVQTEELPKENFVFFDYNASSSPVSVPLDGTYKNGKNQQFSGSVTIPAYGSVVLAKISNEGGSPENQLPTVTLTSPTQNQEFILGVNTVQLAANASDPEGQIKSVEFYNWGNLVTTVTSPPYVFNWTNAEIGNYQVYAKVTDQANQTAVSQTINFTVKNQPDDGPGFNAQMVSPTNNSVYEKGVNPVVLKTNATSSGLAIQKVEYFNWGFPILTVTSAPFEYTWSTIEPDNYKVFAQITDQSGKVYTTNEVSFKVTSGSSAPPALPTVKMDTPFNGQTFTLGSDLVTLKALVSDPTQVKSLQFYNWGFPLIAANSYPYQFDWTRIEEGNYKVHAEMVDINGNLIKSDPVSFKVIAGSGDTTPTVTMAQPYNGQQFVIGRDLVSLKANTNIDAARVEFFNWGFPLITAPVSTKQFDWTRIEVGEYLVFVRITDKNGVTYDSEAVRFRVNSTSARTSDSENQLSISSNSTTEIQSSEDPTINEVKILDQSSIYGIKMGPNPTNDEVTLYFEDYPRDLDGEIKLIDTRGVELQSQKFSTNDGNVVFNVSSFPEGVYIIRVDFGNKGVQTKKLIKN; encoded by the coding sequence ATGAGAAAAATTACCTTTACGCCAACCTTTCTCTTTCAAAAGAGCATTTTATTAAAATTATTAATTCTAGTTACTTTATTCTATTCTCAACTTCAAATTGGTTATGCGACTGATTATTATTTCTCCACCTCCTCCGGGAATGATGGTCGGTCTGCCACCCAAGCACAAAGTCCCTCGACTCCTTGGAAAACCATTGACAAACTCAATTCCATTTCTTCCTCACTAAAAAGTGGGGATAGGATCCTTTTTAGGTCTGGAGAAGTCTTTTACGGCACCATCAAAGTTGCGAGTTCTGGAGGCTCTGGGAGCCCCATCGTTTTCACATCTTATGGAAGTGGAGCCAAGCCCATTATTACCTCCATGGTTACCATTTCCAATTTTACCTCCATTGGAAACGGGCTTTATCAAGCGGACCTCAGCAATTACAATTTGCCTAGAATACAAGTTGTCCTGTTAAACAATCAAATCAAAGAAATAGGAAGGTACCCTAACTCCGATGCAAGCAATGGAGGATATTTAAAAATCGGATCCGTCCAAAGCCAGACAGGATTCACCTCGACTACAGGGATCCCCTATAATGGATCAGGAGGGGAAGTGGTGGTAAGAAAAAACAACTGGATTATAGATAGGCACAGAATAAACTATATCTCAGGTAACTTTATTTCTTTTCAGGGAAATGAAAGTCATTATGCACCTCAAGCTGGCTTTGGATATTTCCTTCAAAACCATCCCAGCTTATTGGACCGGGCGGGAGAATGGGCCTATGACCCAGACAGCAAAAAATTCACGATCAATCTCTCGGGATATAATGTTTCCAATGTAAACATCGCTGTTTCCTCTCTTGAAAACCTGGTTACACATAACCCTTACATCAATGATTTGAAATTTTCCAACCTGCATTTTAAAGGTTCAAACGGAAGTATTTTTGAAATTTCCAGAAGTCAAAATTTCACCGTAGAAAACAGCACTTTGGAATTTGCAGGTGAAAATGCCATCAACGCAGCTGACGTCCGAGGGCTTGTAATACAAAACAATCAAATACTTTCCCCCTTCAACAACGGGATCAATATTAGATACGGAGCCCCAGGGGCAATAGTAAGTAATAACGTCATTGACAAAGCCATGCTTTTTCAAGGGATGGCAAAAAGTAGCGATTTGGCAGGGATCGGTATTTTCGTTGCGAGTGATAGTGATAATTCTATCGTTCAAAAAAATAGAATTACGAACATCGGTTTCAATGCTATTCACTTTGGTGGAAACTACACCAAAATAGTAAATAACTACATCGACAATTTTTGCCTTTTCAAGCAAGACGGCGGGGGAGTTTATAATAACTCAGATGGCCTGGTCGGAAGAAATAATATCGGAAGAGAAATTTCGGGCAACATCATTTTGAATGGAAAAGGAACAAAAAACGGGACCATTGAAGAAGTCGATATGGCGGAAGGTATTTACCTTGATGACAACAGTGCGGGGATAAAAATCGCCAACAACACCATTGCATTTATGACCGGAAAGGGGATCTACCTGCATAATGCCAATAATATCGAGGTCTTAAACAACCTATTTTACCGCTCCAAAGTCCAACTACAATTAACCCATGACTATTACGGGGACCCCAATAGAAATATTAGAATCTCCGGAAACCAATATTCCAATGTGGATGAATTGGAAGAAATTTATTCCGCTTATTCAGTAATTGACGATATAGGATCGGTAGGCACCATCAATTCCAATTATTTTTTGGATCCATTCAATCAAGACTTCTTTATTCATACCAGGTCAACCTCCGATCCTGCGGTAGGGATCAATCGAAATTTAGGAAACTGGGCCAGTAGTTTTGGGTATGATACCAATAGCACCAAGCCTTCTTTTGATTTATCCACTACCAAAGTCCTTTCATCTAGCTTAATCAAGCAAAGTAATTTTAATGCAGGAAGCGGAATTATTTCCGGTTTATATAATGCCAGTTCAAGAGTGCTTTCCAGTGGTATTTCAGGGAACACCTTGGTGATTTACCCTAACAGCTCCAGTAGTGCCACCGCCTATATACAAATAGGGGCAGTGAATTCCGGTGAAAAAATATTGATGGAATTTGACATGAAGGGATCTCCGGAAAATAAACCCGTTGAATTATTTCTGGAGGCAACTTTTAATGTGGATAAAGGTAAAGGAAACAAAATCATTGCGACAAAATCCGGAACGACCCATTATAAAGTCTTCTTAGATGCCAAAGCCACAAAATCCACTGAAAGTATGGTGATGAGAATTCCTAGCTCAGCACAAGAGGTGTATCTAGACAACATTGAAATATCCAAGGTTCAAACCGAAGAATTGCCTAAAGAAAATTTCGTATTCTTTGATTACAATGCCAGCTCCTCTCCTGTTTCGGTACCTTTGGACGGAACCTATAAGAACGGGAAAAACCAACAGTTCAGCGGTTCGGTCACGATCCCCGCTTATGGATCGGTGGTGTTGGCAAAAATCTCCAATGAAGGCGGTAGTCCTGAAAACCAATTACCAACGGTCACTTTAACGAGCCCTACCCAAAATCAAGAATTTATTTTAGGTGTAAATACGGTCCAGTTGGCAGCAAATGCATCTGATCCCGAAGGTCAGATCAAAAGTGTTGAGTTTTACAATTGGGGAAATTTGGTCACCACCGTAACTAGCCCCCCCTATGTATTTAACTGGACGAATGCAGAAATTGGGAATTATCAGGTTTATGCGAAAGTTACCGACCAAGCAAACCAGACTGCAGTATCTCAAACCATTAATTTCACGGTGAAAAACCAGCCTGATGATGGCCCTGGATTTAACGCGCAAATGGTCAGTCCGACCAATAATTCGGTTTATGAAAAAGGAGTCAATCCGGTGGTATTAAAAACCAATGCTACCTCTTCTGGTTTGGCCATTCAAAAAGTGGAATATTTCAATTGGGGCTTCCCAATACTTACTGTTACTTCAGCACCTTTTGAATATACCTGGAGTACCATTGAACCTGATAATTACAAAGTATTTGCCCAGATTACAGATCAGTCCGGCAAAGTTTACACGACCAATGAAGTATCATTCAAGGTTACCTCAGGATCTAGTGCTCCCCCAGCTCTTCCTACTGTAAAAATGGATACCCCTTTTAATGGGCAAACTTTTACATTGGGTTCAGACTTGGTTACTTTGAAAGCATTGGTTTCAGATCCAACCCAAGTAAAGTCACTTCAATTTTATAATTGGGGGTTCCCATTAATTGCTGCAAATTCCTATCCTTATCAGTTCGACTGGACTAGAATTGAAGAAGGAAATTATAAGGTCCATGCTGAAATGGTGGATATCAATGGAAACTTGATCAAATCAGACCCTGTTTCATTCAAGGTCATCGCAGGATCTGGGGATACCACACCTACCGTGACCATGGCCCAACCGTATAATGGACAGCAATTTGTCATTGGAAGAGACCTGGTTTCCCTGAAAGCCAATACAAATATTGACGCCGCAAGAGTAGAGTTCTTTAACTGGGGATTCCCATTAATCACCGCTCCGGTGTCCACTAAGCAGTTTGATTGGACAAGAATTGAAGTAGGTGAATACTTGGTATTCGTAAGAATCACGGACAAAAATGGGGTTACCTATGATTCTGAAGCTGTAAGATTTAGGGTAAATTCAACATCTGCAAGAACTTCAGATTCCGAGAACCAACTATCCATCAGCTCGAATTCAACCACAGAAATTCAAAGCTCGGAGGATCCTACCATCAATGAGGTTAAGATTCTTGATCAATCTTCCATTTATGGAATTAAGATGGGACCAAACCCTACAAACGATGAGGTCACCTTATACTTCGAGGATTATCCAAGAGACCTGGACGGTGAAATAAAACTAATTGATACAAGGGGGGTAGAGCTTCAGTCGCAGAAATTCTCCACAAATGATGGAAATGTGGTGTTCAATGTATCATCCTTCCCTGAAGGAGTTTACATCATCAGAGTCGATTTTGGAAACAAAGGGGTTCAAACGAAAAAACTGATCAAAAACTGA
- a CDS encoding glycosyltransferase — MTRICIDVTNIVPGLGGAGGGISTYSKNLISGIDQLLDSTEEGVEMMVIGHPEFLKKMEIKNMTVAYQVVNNQSFFSRFYWLNISLPRFLKDHQIDVLHRVVPELPIFPNTKSMFTLHDFMFDFYLSNERLGKYLGFKEKIKFRVLRWFMQSGLKKENMVLVPSGSIANELKRRFPKKDLTIKVTKLATAFEGLDQENTSSLEEHSEIKIGYIAGFYPHKGHKRAIGLMKMLVNQQRGKSFKLFFRGSVVYPAYYEEIKELVVKEGLQDVVFFEEFDPSITIQEIYEKYDVTLLLSEYEGFGLPVLESQAFLKPVLCSDIPVFRENLNGSAFFIQEEIKESEVERVLNALYDTAFLQSLSQEGIKNSSQYRWENTCRQTLASYLNFA; from the coding sequence ATGACTAGAATTTGCATTGATGTGACCAATATTGTCCCTGGTTTGGGGGGAGCAGGAGGAGGGATTTCAACCTATTCCAAAAACTTGATATCAGGGATTGACCAATTGTTAGATTCCACGGAGGAGGGAGTGGAGATGATGGTCATTGGGCATCCGGAATTTTTAAAGAAAATGGAAATCAAGAATATGACCGTTGCCTACCAAGTGGTCAATAATCAGTCCTTTTTCTCCAGGTTTTATTGGTTGAATATTTCCTTACCCAGGTTTTTGAAGGATCATCAGATTGATGTGTTACATCGGGTGGTTCCGGAATTACCGATCTTTCCAAACACCAAGTCCATGTTTACGTTGCATGACTTTATGTTTGATTTTTATCTGAGCAATGAACGCTTGGGCAAGTACCTGGGATTTAAAGAGAAGATAAAATTCAGGGTTTTACGTTGGTTCATGCAAAGTGGACTCAAAAAAGAAAATATGGTACTGGTTCCCTCGGGATCCATTGCCAATGAATTAAAAAGAAGGTTTCCCAAGAAGGATCTAACAATTAAAGTCACCAAGCTTGCCACTGCTTTTGAGGGATTGGATCAAGAAAATACCTCCAGTTTGGAGGAGCATTCAGAGATAAAAATAGGCTATATCGCGGGTTTTTACCCTCATAAAGGCCATAAAAGGGCGATTGGTTTGATGAAAATGTTGGTCAATCAACAAAGAGGAAAGTCGTTTAAACTTTTTTTCAGGGGAAGTGTGGTTTACCCTGCGTATTATGAAGAAATCAAAGAATTAGTAGTTAAGGAGGGTTTGCAGGATGTTGTATTTTTTGAGGAGTTTGATCCCTCAATTACCATTCAAGAAATATATGAAAAGTACGATGTGACCTTACTTCTTTCGGAATATGAAGGATTTGGACTTCCGGTGTTGGAGTCTCAAGCTTTTTTAAAACCAGTGTTATGTTCAGATATTCCGGTCTTCCGTGAAAATTTAAATGGATCTGCTTTTTTTATTCAAGAAGAAATCAAAGAGTCGGAGGTAGAAAGAGTGTTGAATGCCTTGTATGACACCGCTTTCCTTCAGTCCCTTTCCCAGGAAGGCATAAAAAATAGCTCGCAATATCGCTGGGAGAATACCTGCAGACAGACATTGGCGAGCTATTTAAACTTTGCTTAG
- a CDS encoding glycosyltransferase, with protein sequence MKIAKKNAAVLLTNSYLTSYGGIGPFVRNLDKDLNSYFNLTYFFLPASFEKIRWVPHRLMYVVFLILSFFKLKKFDFIISHSPEGSYIASFTHKPLIHVFHGNTNPMTISRFKFGKYLNFVFDHIHAVITKKACLLFSVGEKREGVFKFVNPISHEIGVQAEDKRKGFIFAGRLEKPKGVDQLIKVYYLLPKSVQEQNPFEIAGTGSELQRLKNLVLKLGLESNITFLGNLENRDLIKVISERKILLMASSFEGFPMVIAEAFSVGVPVISTAVGDIPEFVKQDENGLLFPVGFNFEDYATGIVKILSRYKHYAGNAFLSSEPFDASVVAKGFVDKVEETLSQVQSK encoded by the coding sequence ATGAAAATAGCCAAAAAGAATGCAGCCGTATTATTGACAAATTCCTATTTGACAAGTTATGGTGGGATAGGTCCATTTGTCAGAAACTTAGACAAGGATTTAAATTCATATTTCAATCTGACTTATTTTTTTCTCCCTGCCAGTTTTGAAAAGATCAGGTGGGTGCCACATCGGTTGATGTATGTGGTGTTTTTAATATTGAGCTTTTTTAAACTGAAGAAATTCGATTTTATTATTTCCCATAGCCCCGAGGGTTCCTATATAGCAAGTTTTACCCATAAGCCTTTGATCCATGTTTTTCATGGGAATACCAACCCCATGACAATATCCAGATTCAAATTTGGGAAGTACTTGAATTTTGTCTTTGATCATATTCATGCTGTGATTACAAAAAAAGCCTGCTTGCTATTTTCAGTGGGGGAAAAAAGGGAAGGGGTTTTTAAGTTTGTCAACCCTATATCACATGAAATTGGGGTACAGGCTGAGGATAAAAGAAAGGGGTTCATTTTTGCGGGTCGCCTGGAAAAACCTAAGGGGGTAGACCAATTAATCAAGGTTTACTATTTATTGCCTAAGTCGGTTCAGGAGCAAAACCCTTTTGAAATTGCAGGGACTGGCTCCGAGCTTCAGCGATTGAAAAACTTGGTTTTGAAATTGGGGCTGGAGAGCAATATTACTTTTTTGGGGAATCTGGAAAATCGGGATTTGATCAAGGTTATTTCTGAGAGGAAAATACTGTTAATGGCATCCAGCTTCGAAGGTTTTCCCATGGTGATCGCGGAGGCATTTTCTGTAGGAGTACCGGTCATCAGCACCGCGGTAGGAGATATTCCTGAATTTGTGAAGCAAGATGAAAATGGATTGCTTTTTCCTGTGGGCTTCAATTTTGAGGATTATGCCACCGGTATCGTCAAAATACTTTCCAGGTATAAGCATTATGCGGGTAATGCCTTTTTGTCCAGTGAACCATTTGATGCTTCTGTCGTGGCAAAGGGTTTTGTGGATAAAGTAGAGGAGACCTTGAGTCAAGTTCAAAGTAAATAA